AAGCGGACTTTCCGGATTTGCACTAATGGTAGCATGAGCCCAATCCGGCGGGACTATTACAACATCTCCAGGTTTAGCAAATACGGCAAAGCATCTCCCGGGATTGTCCTCGTCGTACTCCTGCATATAAATTACTGCTTCTCCCTCCCATATTTCGTAGATTTCAGGAGTAGACCAACCGCTATAGGAAGATATCTTATGTACGTGGCCCTGACTTCTAACCGGCTCCTCCCCTAACTTTCCTGCAGCATAGGTTACCACACCAAAAAGAAGATGCAAGTCCTTTAATAATTGTCGATGGACGGTTTTACCTACGTCCATTGCAATTGCATAAACTATTTCCGGCCCTTCACACCGGGGGTTTAGTAAACTTTTACGAATGTCATCCAATCTTCTGTATTCTACTTCCGGACCGAAGACACCTTCTCCATACAAAA
The window above is part of the Arcticibacter tournemirensis genome. Proteins encoded here:
- a CDS encoding glucose-6-phosphate isomerase family protein, with product MHKSDSFNPGFAIHSISNPMGFLYGEGVFGPEVEYRRLDDIRKSLLNPRCEGPEIVYAIAMDVGKTVHRQLLKDLHLLFGVVTYAAGKLGEEPVRSQGHVHKISSYSGWSTPEIYEIWEGEAVIYMQEYDEDNPGRCFAVFAKPGDVVIVPPDWAHATISANPESPLTFGAWCDRDYGFVYDGIKRHKGIAWFPAFSEQNEIQWRANQTYKRSELICKSPNRYEGLGIQPGKPIYTIFEEEPETFLYVPKPQLKAGLWDNFEP